The DNA region ATCAACCCCAGGTTGCGTACGATCTGCGCGGTAGGCTCGGTCTGGTTCATGGTGTAGAAATGCAAGCCCGGCGCTTCGTTTTCCAGCAACACCTCACACAGCTCCGTTACCAGATCAACACCGAAGGCCCGCAGGCTTTCTTCATCATCGCCGTAATTTTCCAGGGCCTTACGCAACCAGCGCGGAATTTCAGCGCCGCAGGTATCGGAAAAACGGGTCAGGTTTTTGTAGTTGATAATCGGCATGATACCGGGGTAAATCGGCTGGGTAATGCCGATTTTGATGCACTGTTCAATAAAGTAAAAATACGCATCCGGGTTGAAAAAATATTGGGTGATGGCGCTATTGGCACCCGCATCGAATTTACCTTTCAAATAGCGGATATCGTCGCTGTAACTCTTGGCCTGGGGATGGATTTCCGGGTAGGCCGCCACTTCGAGGTGAAAGTGATCACCGAAATGCTGGCGGATAAATGCCACCAATTCATTGGCATAAACCAATTGGTAGGCGCCGCCGACACCCGAAGGCATATCGCCGCGCAGGGCCACGATGCGATCCACGCCGGTTGTCTGGTAATCCTGCAACAGGGCTTTGATCGTCGCTTCGTCGTCCCCGCCAAAGGACAGGTGTGGCGCAACACTGATGCCATCGGCTTTACATTGGGTGACCAGCCCCTTGGTGTTATCGCGTGTGGAGCCACCGGCACCGTAGGTCACCGAGAAAAAATCGGGCGCGAATTGCGCCAGCTGGTCGCGCACCCTGAGCAGCTTTTCCTTTCCCTCCGCAGTTTTGGGGGGAAAGAATTCAAAACTTAAACGAGGTTGTGAATCAATCATGTTTTTTTTCCTGTAGGTTGGGCAGTCATGCCCAACATAATTTCAACCTTGGGCATGACTGCCCAACCTACGGGTTTGCCTTAATATTTGTAGGAGTCGGGCTTGAAGGGACCTTCCACTTCAACGCCAATATACTCGGCTTGTTGTGCAGTCAGCTTGGTGATCACACCGCCAAAGCCTTCCACCATATCGCGCGCCACTTCCTCGTCGAGTTTTTTGGGCAGCACACGCACATAAATATGCTCGGCCTTTTGTTCAGCCGGCAGGTCGGCAAATTTGCGCTCGTACAGGTAAATTTGCGCGAGCACCTGGTTGGCGAAGGAACCATCCATGATGCGCGAGGGGTGA from Cellvibrio japonicus Ueda107 includes:
- the metF gene encoding methylenetetrahydrofolate reductase [NAD(P)H], with product MIDSQPRLSFEFFPPKTAEGKEKLLRVRDQLAQFAPDFFSVTYGAGGSTRDNTKGLVTQCKADGISVAPHLSFGGDDEATIKALLQDYQTTGVDRIVALRGDMPSGVGGAYQLVYANELVAFIRQHFGDHFHLEVAAYPEIHPQAKSYSDDIRYLKGKFDAGANSAITQYFFNPDAYFYFIEQCIKIGITQPIYPGIMPIINYKNLTRFSDTCGAEIPRWLRKALENYGDDEESLRAFGVDLVTELCEVLLENEAPGLHFYTMNQTEPTAQIVRNLGLIPTE